The following coding sequences are from one Epilithonimonas vandammei window:
- a CDS encoding N-acetylmuramoyl-L-alanine amidase family protein: MKMIRPTLYKKFFFLLIFFGSFNLLYCQKKFTIVLDAGHGGSDIGANRYYSDIGTVMEKNVTLGIVLKLGRMLEKNKDYKVIYTRKIDEYPSLTYRTDLANRSKADLFISVHVNSSPSKSATAQGTETFVQGPNQNKANLDVAKAENDVIFLDERDKENFASYNPSSPESLIALKIQQSKYLQASLIIGGLVEENFVKKDKRLSRGVKQENLHVLRMNAMPSILIETGFVNNYEDAHYISTEEGQQSIAESIYNAITSYKKLVDRNVKEPEPEKPAEQPLKNDFRILLMSTPTRYTENDPALKGLKYILPIKENGNYKYYYGTTNYASVRDNNLKTAKDSGFRNAISISFVPNQSLASGYYTIEVYAGKDKLDSKSHIMKTLPNMERNKENGVFYYTYGKYKTLEEAVNTQKELENKNIINTVIEKRIK; encoded by the coding sequence ATTAAAATGATCAGGCCTACACTTTATAAGAAATTTTTTTTTCTCTTGATATTTTTTGGTAGTTTCAACTTGTTATATTGCCAGAAAAAGTTCACAATTGTTCTGGATGCAGGACACGGAGGAAGTGACATTGGAGCCAACAGATATTATAGCGACATCGGAACTGTAATGGAAAAGAATGTGACACTCGGCATTGTTCTAAAACTTGGAAGAATGCTGGAAAAAAACAAGGACTACAAAGTGATCTATACCAGAAAAATCGATGAGTATCCTTCTTTGACATACCGAACAGATCTCGCCAACAGGAGTAAAGCAGACTTGTTTATTTCGGTTCATGTTAATTCTTCGCCCAGTAAAAGCGCAACAGCACAAGGAACAGAAACTTTCGTCCAAGGTCCCAATCAAAATAAAGCTAATCTCGATGTGGCAAAAGCCGAAAACGACGTTATTTTCCTCGATGAAAGGGACAAAGAGAATTTTGCATCCTACAATCCTAGCTCTCCAGAATCTCTCATTGCGCTTAAAATACAGCAAAGTAAATACCTGCAGGCAAGTCTCATCATTGGTGGACTTGTGGAAGAGAACTTTGTCAAAAAGGATAAACGATTATCTCGTGGAGTAAAACAGGAAAACCTGCACGTACTGAGGATGAATGCAATGCCTTCCATCCTTATAGAAACCGGTTTCGTTAATAATTATGAAGATGCACATTACATATCCACCGAAGAAGGGCAACAATCCATAGCAGAGAGCATCTACAATGCTATCACAAGTTATAAAAAATTGGTTGACAGAAATGTAAAAGAACCTGAGCCTGAAAAACCAGCCGAACAACCTCTTAAGAATGATTTCAGAATATTGCTGATGAGCACGCCCACAAGATATACTGAAAACGATCCCGCTCTAAAAGGCCTGAAATACATCCTACCTATAAAAGAAAACGGAAATTATAAGTATTATTACGGAACTACCAATTATGCTTCCGTGAGAGATAATAATCTGAAGACGGCTAAAGATTCTGGATTCAGAAATGCAATATCTATAAGTTTTGTTCCTAATCAGTCCTTAGCAAGTGGTTATTATACCATCGAGGTTTATGCTGGAAAAGATAAGTTAGATTCGAAATCACATATTATGAAAACGCTTCCTAATATGGAGAGAAACAAAGAAAATGGTGTTTTTTACTACACATATGGAAAATATAAGACTTTGGAGGAAGCTGTAAACACACAAAAAGAGCTTGAAAACAAGAACATTATAAATACAGTGATAGAAAAAAGAATAAAATAG
- the asnB gene encoding asparagine synthase B has product MCGIVCVFDTKQKNEVIRPQILEMSKKIRHRGPDWSGIYQHDNVIFSHERLAIVDPTSGKQPLFTKDKKVALAVNGEIYNHQELRSEFPDYEFLTQSDCEVILALYRRDGKNFLEKLNGIFAFALYDEDNDAYLIGRDHMGIVPLYMGWDKNGSFYVASELKSLEGVCNKIEEFLPGHFLYSKDGQELQQWYTRDWTDFDNVKDNETDISAIRKGLEEAVHRQLMSDVPYGVLLSGGLDSTIIAAVTAKFARQRIESGDTQEAWYPRLHSFAVGLEGSPDLAAARKAADHIGSVHHEIKYTVQEGLDAIKDVIYHLETYDVTTIRASTPMYLLARVIKSMGIKMVLSGEGSDELFGGYLYFHKAPSAQAFHEETVRKLGKLHLYDCLRANKSLMAWGIEGRVPFLDKEFMDVAMTINPKDKMITPERMEKWVLRKAFEDLLPESIAWRQKEQFSDGVGYSWIDTLKQVAEDEVTDEMMANAKFRFPINTPMSKEEYRYRTIFESHFPSDSAASCVPSVPSVACSTPVALEWDEAFKKMNDPSGRAVKVHETAY; this is encoded by the coding sequence ATGTGCGGAATAGTATGTGTGTTCGACACGAAACAAAAAAATGAAGTAATCAGACCCCAGATTCTGGAAATGTCCAAAAAAATAAGACACCGAGGACCGGATTGGTCAGGAATCTATCAGCACGATAATGTAATTTTTTCTCACGAGAGACTGGCAATTGTAGATCCTACTTCTGGAAAACAACCGCTTTTTACTAAAGATAAAAAAGTAGCTTTAGCAGTTAACGGGGAGATATACAATCATCAGGAATTAAGATCTGAATTTCCAGATTACGAATTTTTGACGCAGTCTGACTGTGAAGTAATTTTGGCTTTATACAGAAGAGATGGAAAAAATTTCTTAGAAAAACTGAACGGCATTTTTGCTTTCGCACTATATGATGAAGATAATGATGCTTACCTTATAGGAAGAGACCATATGGGAATTGTGCCTTTGTATATGGGCTGGGACAAGAATGGCAGTTTTTATGTAGCTTCTGAACTGAAGTCCTTGGAAGGTGTTTGTAATAAAATAGAAGAATTCTTGCCTGGTCATTTCCTTTACAGCAAAGATGGACAAGAATTACAGCAATGGTACACAAGAGATTGGACAGACTTCGATAATGTAAAAGATAACGAAACCGATATCTCAGCCATCAGAAAGGGACTAGAAGAAGCGGTTCACAGACAACTGATGAGTGACGTGCCTTATGGCGTTTTACTTTCCGGCGGATTAGATTCTACAATTATTGCGGCTGTAACTGCAAAATTTGCACGACAAAGAATAGAAAGCGGCGACACGCAAGAGGCTTGGTATCCAAGATTACACAGTTTTGCAGTAGGTTTGGAAGGTTCTCCCGATTTGGCAGCGGCTAGAAAAGCAGCAGACCATATTGGTTCTGTTCACCACGAAATCAAATATACTGTACAGGAAGGTTTAGATGCGATAAAAGATGTTATCTACCATTTGGAAACTTATGATGTCACCACGATAAGAGCTTCTACCCCAATGTATCTTTTGGCAAGAGTTATCAAATCTATGGGTATCAAAATGGTACTATCCGGTGAAGGTTCAGATGAGTTGTTCGGCGGCTACTTGTATTTCCACAAAGCACCTTCCGCTCAGGCTTTCCACGAAGAGACTGTTAGAAAATTAGGAAAACTCCACCTTTACGATTGCTTAAGAGCCAACAAATCTCTAATGGCTTGGGGAATCGAAGGCAGAGTTCCGTTTCTTGACAAAGAATTTATGGACGTCGCAATGACCATCAACCCGAAAGATAAAATGATAACGCCGGAAAGAATGGAAAAATGGGTGCTTAGAAAAGCGTTCGAAGATCTATTGCCGGAGAGTATCGCCTGGAGACAGAAGGAGCAATTCAGTGATGGTGTTGGCTATTCTTGGATTGATACTTTGAAGCAAGTCGCAGAAGATGAAGTAACTGACGAAATGATGGCAAATGCGAAATTCCGTTTCCCGATCAATACGCCTATGAGCAAGGAAGAATACCGATACAGAACAATTTTCGAAAGTCATTTCCCAAGTGATTCGGCAGCGAGTTGTGTACCGTCTGTTCCATCAGTAGCGTGTTCCACACCAGTTGCATTAGAATGGGATGAAGCCTTCAAGAAAATGAACGACCCAAGCGGACGTGCTGTGAAAGTACACGAAACAGCTTATTAG
- a CDS encoding putative LPS assembly protein LptD gives MTALARSIFKNILLILNILIFNNILSQTVPQNIDKKSDIRDSVSLRKDTVTAKKDTIIPKEELEDVVKTKAEYRSSSSISNKQTSLTKNAQIIYQDMQIDADYIRIDWETGKIYARGEQDDKGKIIKPAIATQGGKKYEYNEVIYNYKTKQAIAFNARTEESEGVIVAEKTKKYNDSVFFMRKAIYTTDDYFIKKKDTLPDYHMSAPNIKLIKGKNNSQLVTGPIQLYIEQVPTPLVMPFAILPFSDKRSAGILIPSFGERQDVGFFLNGLGYYQPIGDHFDLKILSDFYTKGSWNLKPELNYLKKYRYSGNFAADYGYTVRGIKGLDDYSRTKTFRIAWRHSQDSKANPYFTFNASVDIVSSKFYNNTVNNNYIFNGNVLNTTQTSRINVTKRFLNLPITISASAGYNQNFATGLTDIRLPDMTVAVNQFYLFKPKTGVRTGLLENINVNTGFALSNYVTTTEDQLFKQQMWQDLKTGAKNNISLSTNTTLAKYFTFSLSANADNVLTTKTLEKSFNPVTNVIDNVYNNGIAAYSTFSTSASLQTILYGQKNFGKKSPIVAIRHMMTPSFSFTYSPDFGARSWGYYRDYANARGEITPYSIFEGGIYGAPSTGLTQSLGFNIANNIEMKVKSKSDSTGVKKVKIFENLNVSGGYNFAAEKYKWSVFSVNAQSSFFDNKLNVNSSLTIEPYQIVFANGSDTGIRTENFGHFSLQGFNLQLSYPMSDAIFGKKEELSKKYKKKGEIRNENYYFDDDNYAHYIPTWTLNVNANYAYTRGLSRLGTKVATVGLDGSIKLTPYWNINGSTNYDIVNKTLAYTRLGFSRDQRSFTITFNWVPFGQYKVYDFFIGIKANILKDAVKYKERSFTQPNSTF, from the coding sequence ATGACTGCATTGGCTCGAAGTATTTTCAAAAATATATTACTAATTTTAAATATCCTAATTTTTAACAATATTTTATCACAAACTGTGCCTCAAAATATTGATAAGAAAAGTGATATTAGAGATTCCGTCAGTTTACGTAAAGATACGGTAACTGCGAAGAAAGATACCATAATCCCAAAAGAAGAACTAGAAGATGTGGTTAAAACCAAGGCTGAGTACAGAAGCAGCTCATCCATATCTAACAAGCAGACTTCCCTTACCAAAAACGCTCAAATTATCTATCAGGATATGCAAATTGATGCGGATTATATCCGGATAGATTGGGAAACAGGAAAAATCTATGCTAGAGGTGAGCAGGATGATAAGGGCAAGATCATAAAGCCGGCTATTGCTACGCAGGGTGGGAAAAAGTATGAATATAATGAGGTAATCTACAATTATAAAACTAAACAGGCAATCGCCTTCAATGCGAGAACAGAAGAGAGTGAAGGTGTAATTGTAGCTGAGAAAACCAAGAAGTATAATGATTCTGTGTTCTTTATGAGAAAGGCGATTTATACTACGGATGACTATTTTATCAAGAAAAAAGATACCCTGCCGGATTACCATATGTCTGCACCTAATATTAAGCTGATAAAAGGTAAAAATAATTCCCAGCTGGTTACGGGCCCAATACAGCTTTACATAGAGCAAGTTCCCACGCCACTTGTGATGCCTTTTGCGATACTTCCATTTTCGGATAAAAGATCTGCCGGGATCCTGATCCCGAGTTTTGGAGAACGGCAGGATGTCGGTTTTTTTCTTAACGGCTTGGGTTACTATCAGCCGATTGGAGATCATTTCGATCTTAAAATTCTTTCGGATTTTTACACCAAAGGAAGCTGGAATCTGAAACCGGAACTGAACTACCTCAAAAAATACAGATACTCCGGAAACTTTGCGGCAGATTATGGCTACACAGTGCGAGGGATAAAAGGATTGGATGATTATTCCAGAACCAAGACTTTCCGTATTGCGTGGCGTCATTCCCAGGATTCCAAGGCTAATCCTTATTTCACTTTCAATGCGAGTGTAGATATTGTGAGCAGTAAATTCTACAATAATACAGTTAACAATAATTATATTTTTAACGGAAACGTTCTAAATACCACGCAGACTTCAAGGATCAATGTTACGAAGAGGTTTTTAAATCTTCCCATCACCATTAGTGCGAGTGCGGGATATAACCAAAATTTTGCGACGGGTCTCACCGATATCCGTTTGCCCGATATGACTGTAGCTGTCAATCAGTTCTATCTTTTTAAACCAAAGACTGGTGTCAGAACAGGACTGCTGGAAAATATCAACGTCAATACCGGATTTGCGCTCAGTAATTATGTTACAACAACAGAAGATCAGCTTTTCAAACAGCAGATGTGGCAGGATTTGAAAACGGGAGCGAAAAATAACATTTCGCTTTCCACCAATACAACGTTGGCCAAGTATTTTACGTTCTCGCTAAGTGCCAATGCGGATAATGTGCTGACCACTAAAACACTAGAGAAAAGCTTTAATCCTGTTACCAATGTAATTGATAATGTTTATAATAACGGAATCGCAGCCTATTCTACATTCTCTACCAGTGCGAGTTTGCAGACTATTTTGTATGGACAGAAAAATTTTGGGAAGAAATCACCTATTGTCGCTATTAGGCATATGATGACACCCAGTTTCAGCTTTACCTATTCACCGGATTTCGGTGCTAGAAGTTGGGGATATTATAGAGATTATGCTAATGCAAGAGGCGAGATTACACCGTACTCTATTTTTGAAGGCGGTATTTATGGCGCACCTTCCACAGGTCTTACACAAAGCTTAGGATTCAACATTGCTAATAATATAGAGATGAAGGTAAAATCCAAAAGCGATTCTACCGGAGTGAAAAAGGTGAAGATCTTTGAAAACCTGAATGTTTCCGGAGGTTATAACTTTGCTGCGGAAAAATATAAATGGTCTGTGTTCAGTGTCAATGCACAATCATCTTTCTTTGATAATAAACTGAATGTCAATTCCAGCCTCACTATTGAGCCTTATCAGATAGTGTTTGCAAATGGCAGCGATACAGGGATCAGAACAGAGAACTTCGGGCACTTCAGCCTCCAGGGTTTCAATCTACAGCTTTCTTATCCGATGAGCGATGCCATATTTGGAAAAAAGGAAGAGTTGTCAAAAAAATATAAGAAGAAAGGAGAGATTCGGAATGAGAATTATTATTTTGATGATGATAATTACGCCCACTATATTCCGACCTGGACTCTGAACGTCAATGCCAACTATGCTTACACAAGGGGTCTTTCACGATTGGGGACAAAGGTTGCAACCGTAGGGCTGGACGGAAGCATCAAGCTCACGCCATACTGGAATATCAACGGAAGCACCAATTATGATATCGTTAATAAAACTTTGGCATATACAAGGCTAGGTTTTTCCAGAGATCAGAGAAGTTTCACCATCACATTCAACTGGGTACCATTCGGACAGTATAAAGTATATGATTTCTTTATCGGAATCAAAGCCAACATTCTGAAAGATGCTGTGAAATATAAGGAAAGAAGTTTTACACAGCCTAACAGTACTTTTTAG
- a CDS encoding RidA family protein, with the protein MKKIIHTSNAPAAIGPYSQACLVNGTLYISGQIPVDPETGKLVEGIEKETHQVMKNLKAILTEAGMTFDNAVKVSIFLKSMDDFAVVNEIYASYFSNDQFPARETVQVSCLPKNVDVEISMIAFNG; encoded by the coding sequence ATGAAGAAGATCATCCACACATCAAATGCGCCTGCTGCTATAGGTCCCTATTCACAGGCTTGCCTTGTAAATGGAACATTGTACATCTCGGGTCAGATTCCTGTAGATCCGGAAACAGGAAAGCTGGTGGAAGGAATAGAAAAGGAAACGCATCAGGTGATGAAAAACCTGAAGGCTATTCTTACAGAGGCAGGAATGACATTTGATAATGCCGTAAAAGTATCGATATTCCTGAAGAGTATGGACGATTTTGCGGTGGTGAATGAGATCTATGCTTCTTATTTCAGTAACGATCAGTTTCCGGCAAGAGAGACCGTGCAGGTTTCATGCCTTCCAAAAAATGTAGATGTAGAAATATCCATGATTGCTTTTAACGGATAG